One part of the Ornithodoros turicata isolate Travis chromosome 2, ASM3712646v1, whole genome shotgun sequence genome encodes these proteins:
- the LOC135385733 gene encoding uncharacterized protein LOC135385733 codes for MNGWVVTGVNKAHNNIGIVYRDSTQADFELSEVHNSSRRSSGASTQFDTGESFFLDETRKTRRDVDDVFLFDNSALKSVPDTRAHTGPSFDKTLLLLDQSVPTSHVRTTNPQDLSPTTALEMWERNETFQDLTQLIAEERTSSSSTPCYLTDTVAESGSTGNMSTSPTWVPGHPTKRPYDPSMAGPSSSGLPAKMCCVDDAVPSPPRVEQYSKMRVRNNEASKRSRMTRKEKEQEMEKKCQELEQDNQMLRIKAKNLEELIDTLKKQLITAIVKK; via the exons ATGAACGGCTGGGTAGTGACAGGGGTGAACAAGGCCCACAACAATATAGGCATCGTCTACCGGGATTCCACACAGGCGGACTTCGAACTCTCCGAAGTCCACAACTCTTCGAGGAGAAGCAGCGGCGCGAGCACCCAATTTGACACAG GGGAATCATTCTTTCTTGACGAAACCAGGAAGACTCGTCGCGATGTGGacgatgtttttctttttgacaactCTGCACTGAAGTCCGTGCCAGACACGAGGGCACACACGGGGCCTTCTTTTGACAAGACACTACTGTTGCTGGACCAGTCAGTCCCAACTAGCCATGTCAGAACAACCAACCCCCAGGACCTTTCGCCAACCACTGCTCTGGAGATGTGGGAACGCAACGAAACTTTTCAGGACCTCACACAGCTCATAGCAGAG GAACGAACATCGAGTTCAAGTACCCCCTGCTACTTAACAGACACTGTGGCCGAAAGTGGTTCCACTGGAAACATGTCAACTAGTCCAACATGGGTGCCTGGGCATCCAACAAAGAGGCCATATGATCCAAGTATGGCTGGTCCATCCTCTTCTGGTCTTCCTGCAAAGATGTGCTGCGTGGATGATGCTGTTCCTTCTCCTCCGAGGGTGGAACAGTACTCCAAGATGCGTGTCCGTAACAACGAGGCCTCAAAGCGATCGCGGATGACCCGCAAGGAAAAGGAGCAAGAGATGGAGAAGAAATGTCAGGAGCTTGAACAGGACAACCAAATGCTTCGGATCAAAGCGAAGAATTTGGAAGAACTCATAGATACGCTCAAGAAACAGCTCATCACTGCCATTGTCAAAAAGTGA
- the LOC135385736 gene encoding myosin-2 essential light chain-like isoform X1, with product MSYQRYFRFTDVDYQEAFSLFDNRGDGKINISQLGDVLRALGQNPTEADVKKCTHQLRPEERISFDVFLPILQTVSKNRSQDTAEDFIEGLRHFDKDGNGYISSAELRHLLTTLGEKLTDDEVEQLLTGQEDSQGNVHYEDFVRMVMNG from the exons ATGTCTTATCAGCGCTATTTCAGGTTCACCGACGTTG ATTATCAAGAGGCATTCTCCTTGTTTGACAACAGGGGAGATGGTAAGATCAATATCTCGCAACTGGGAGATGTCTTGAGAGCCCTTGGGCAAAACCCAACAGAAGCTGATGTGAAAAAATGCACTCATCAGCTGAGACCTG AGGAGCGCATCAGTTTTGATGTCTTTTTGCCAATCCTGCAAACTGTGAGCAAGAATCGCAGCCAGGACACTGCAGAAGACTTCATTGAGGGCTTACGCCATTTTGATAAGGATGGCAATGGATACATCAGTTCAGCTGAGCTGCGACACCTTCTTACTACCTTGG GTGAAAAACTGACAGATGATGAGGTAGAACAGTTATTAACGGGCCAAGAGGACTCTCAGGGAAATGTCCATTACGAAG ATTTCGTCAGGATGGTGATGAATGGGTAG
- the LOC135385736 gene encoding myosin-2 essential light chain-like isoform X2 yields the protein MAAYTDDQIADYQEAFSLFDNRGDGKINISQLGDVLRALGQNPTEADVKKCTHQLRPEERISFDVFLPILQTVSKNRSQDTAEDFIEGLRHFDKDGNGYISSAELRHLLTTLGEKLTDDEVEQLLTGQEDSQGNVHYEDFVRMVMNG from the exons ATG GCTGCTTACACAGACGACCAAATCGCTG ATTATCAAGAGGCATTCTCCTTGTTTGACAACAGGGGAGATGGTAAGATCAATATCTCGCAACTGGGAGATGTCTTGAGAGCCCTTGGGCAAAACCCAACAGAAGCTGATGTGAAAAAATGCACTCATCAGCTGAGACCTG AGGAGCGCATCAGTTTTGATGTCTTTTTGCCAATCCTGCAAACTGTGAGCAAGAATCGCAGCCAGGACACTGCAGAAGACTTCATTGAGGGCTTACGCCATTTTGATAAGGATGGCAATGGATACATCAGTTCAGCTGAGCTGCGACACCTTCTTACTACCTTGG GTGAAAAACTGACAGATGATGAGGTAGAACAGTTATTAACGGGCCAAGAGGACTCTCAGGGAAATGTCCATTACGAAG ATTTCGTCAGGATGGTGATGAATGGGTAG
- the LOC135385734 gene encoding ribulose-phosphate 3-epimerase-like: MEGSRLHCKIGPSILNSDLANIYEASQHLLDSGADYLHLDVMDGHFVPNLTFGHPVVKCLKSKLRTTFFDMHMMVLHPEKWVSPMADAGADQYTFHYEATSDAVDLARKVREAGMKVGVAIKPKTAVEVIMPLIEHVDMVLIMTVEPGFGGQSFMTDMMPKVQLLRSRFKDLDIEVDGGVGLSTIEACAEAGANMIVSGTAITKSNNPKDVITRLRHSVESVLRKNAIRS; this comes from the exons ATGGAAGGGTCAAGGTTACATTGCAAAATTGGCCCTTCGATTCTGAACTCTGACTTAGCTAACATATATGAAGCATCGCAACACTTACTTGACAGCGGAGCCGATTATTTACACCTAGACGTGATGGATGGGCATTTCGTACCAAACCTCACTTTTGGTCACCCTGTTGTTAAGTGCCTGAAAAGTAAGCTCCGAACGACGTTTTTCGATATGCACATGATGGTGCTACACCCTGAGAAG TGGGTGTCCCCAATGGCTGACGCTGGAGCTGACCAGTATACATTCCACTATGAAGCCACAAGTGACGCTGTTGACCTTGCAAGAAAGGTTCGGGAAGCTGGAATGAAG GTAGGTGTGGCAATCAAGCCAAAAACAGCTGTAGAAGTGATAATGCCCCTGATAGAACATGTGGACATGGTTCTTATTATGACCGTGGAACCCGGATTTGGAGGCCAAAGCTTCATGACGGACATGATGCCTAAG GTGCAGCTGCTGCGCTCCAGATTCAAAGACCTGGACATCGAAGTTGATGGCGGGGTGGGCCTGAGTACAATTGAGGCATGTGCTGAG GCTGGTGCGAATATGATTGTTTCAGGAACAGCCATAACAAAAAGCAACAATCCAAAGGATGTGATCACGAGACTGCGCCATTCTGTGGAAAGTGTTTTACGTAAGAATGCCATTAGAAGCTAG